The following are from one region of the Thermoproteus uzoniensis 768-20 genome:
- the ilvC gene encoding ketol-acid reductoisomerase yields MARIYTDKDASLEPLKGKTIAVLGYGIQGRAQALNLRDSGLNVVVGVRRGKSWDQAKAEGFEVYEVGEAVRRADVLLVLLPDMEQPKIWREQIEPNLKPGAVVDFAHGFNIHFGLIKPPANVDVVMVAPKGPGRLVRDEFLAGRGVPALVAVHQNYSGRAMEYALAIAKGIGATRAGVIETTFKEETETDLIGEQNVLVGGLLELLRKGFEVLVELGYQPEVAYFEAINEAKLIMDLIWQRGFYGMLTGVSETARYGGLTVGPKVIDDSVKQRMKEAAARVRDGSFAKEWVEEYSRGAPNLKRMLEEIRGHPAEKVGEEIRKLMFGGR; encoded by the coding sequence ATGGCGAGGATATATACAGACAAGGACGCCTCCCTCGAGCCGCTCAAGGGCAAGACCATAGCGGTTCTCGGCTACGGGATCCAGGGAAGGGCGCAGGCCTTGAACCTCAGAGACTCGGGGCTCAACGTCGTGGTGGGCGTCAGGAGGGGGAAGTCCTGGGACCAAGCCAAGGCGGAGGGGTTCGAGGTGTACGAGGTGGGCGAGGCGGTGAGGAGGGCGGACGTGTTGCTGGTCCTACTGCCCGACATGGAGCAGCCCAAGATCTGGCGCGAGCAGATAGAGCCCAATCTGAAGCCCGGCGCGGTGGTCGACTTCGCGCACGGCTTCAATATACACTTCGGCTTGATAAAGCCGCCCGCCAACGTCGACGTGGTGATGGTGGCGCCCAAGGGGCCGGGGCGGCTGGTCCGCGACGAGTTCTTGGCGGGCCGCGGCGTCCCCGCCCTGGTCGCAGTGCACCAGAACTACTCGGGGAGGGCCATGGAGTACGCCTTGGCGATAGCAAAAGGCATAGGGGCCACTAGAGCCGGCGTGATAGAGACGACGTTCAAGGAGGAGACCGAGACGGACCTCATAGGGGAGCAGAACGTCCTCGTCGGAGGCCTCTTGGAGCTTCTGAGGAAGGGCTTCGAGGTGTTGGTGGAGCTGGGCTACCAGCCCGAGGTGGCGTATTTCGAGGCCATAAACGAGGCCAAGCTCATCATGGACCTCATCTGGCAGAGGGGCTTCTACGGCATGTTGACCGGCGTGAGCGAGACGGCCAGATACGGAGGGCTGACCGTCGGGCCCAAGGTGATAGACGACTCGGTGAAGCAGAGGATGAAGGAGGCGGCGGCAAGAGTCAGAGACGGGTCGTTCGCCAAGGAGTGGGTCGAGGAGTACTCCAGAGGCGCGCCCAACCTCAAGAGGATGCTCGAGGAGATTAGGGGACATCCCGCCGAGAAGGTCGGCGAGGAGATAAGGAAGTTGATGTTCGGAGGGAGATGA
- a CDS encoding branched-chain amino acid transaminase, with translation MKVWLDGRLVDEEEAKVTVLSPSLNYGFGVFEGIRAYWNGENLYVFRLRDHMERLLRSAKIIGLDVPYTAEELSKAVVETVRANGFKEDLYIRPVAYISKPQISLDVRGLQASVAIAAIPFGKYLKVEGVRAAVVSWRRVHTSMMPVMAKATGIYLNSIMAAVEARARGYDEAIMLNAEGKVVEGSGENIFIVRRGVLMTPPLEDGILEGITRETVISIAGDLGIPLLEKSITREELYAADEAFFVGTAAEITPIIEIDGRVLQRGPITQKIAETYRRIVLGKEEKYLPWLTPVY, from the coding sequence ATGAAGGTCTGGCTGGACGGGAGGCTCGTGGACGAGGAGGAGGCCAAGGTGACGGTGCTCTCGCCGAGCCTCAACTACGGCTTCGGCGTGTTCGAGGGGATCAGGGCCTACTGGAACGGCGAGAACCTCTACGTCTTCAGGCTGAGGGACCACATGGAGAGGCTTCTGAGATCCGCCAAGATAATAGGACTGGACGTGCCCTACACGGCCGAGGAGCTCTCCAAGGCCGTCGTCGAGACTGTGAGGGCCAACGGGTTCAAGGAGGACCTCTACATAAGGCCGGTGGCGTACATATCTAAGCCCCAGATAAGCTTGGACGTTAGGGGGCTACAGGCGTCTGTGGCCATAGCGGCTATACCCTTCGGCAAGTATCTGAAGGTCGAGGGCGTGAGGGCGGCCGTGGTGAGCTGGAGGAGGGTCCACACCTCCATGATGCCGGTCATGGCCAAGGCGACCGGCATATACCTCAACTCCATAATGGCGGCCGTCGAGGCGAGGGCCAGGGGATACGACGAGGCCATAATGCTGAACGCCGAGGGCAAAGTCGTGGAGGGGTCGGGCGAGAACATATTCATAGTGCGCCGCGGGGTCCTCATGACGCCTCCTCTGGAGGACGGCATCCTCGAGGGCATAACTAGGGAGACGGTCATCTCAATAGCGGGCGATCTGGGGATACCACTCCTGGAGAAGAGCATAACGAGGGAGGAGCTCTACGCGGCCGACGAGGCGTTCTTCGTCGGGACCGCCGCCGAGATCACGCCGATAATAGAAATAGACGGGAGGGTGTTGCAGAGGGGCCCCATAACGCAGAAGATAGCCGAGACGTATAGGAGGATTGTACTGGGCAAGGAGGAGAAGTACCTACCCTGGCTGACCCCCGTCTACTAA
- a CDS encoding GH12 family glycosyl hydrolase domain-containing protein translates to MSNSTTAATSTSATQTSGGCVVLTWTGPSQYPTASVGGYIMQINMWNIKSASGTAAMRYCDGVFYYEQALKDIAEANPDAWVAGYPEIWLGYKPWAGAASPNSPFPIKISDAESSNFTISVDYSVEVPDPTLPLDFAFDLWVTRSTGERSVGQGEQEIMIWLYYQQLMPAGEKVGEVRIPLVVNGSPAEAVFYVYRKEGMPWEYIAFALSKPMRSGSVYFRLADFIRAAAAYTALPNYSDMWLNDVELGSEFGSPFTTEAAFKWTLKMRWSG, encoded by the coding sequence GTGAGCAACTCAACCACGGCCGCTACCTCCACATCCGCAACGCAGACCTCCGGCGGTTGCGTGGTGCTGACGTGGACTGGCCCGTCCCAATACCCGACGGCCAGCGTCGGCGGCTACATAATGCAGATCAATATGTGGAACATCAAGTCCGCATCGGGCACGGCCGCCATGCGGTACTGCGACGGCGTCTTCTACTACGAACAAGCCCTCAAGGACATAGCCGAGGCCAACCCCGACGCGTGGGTCGCCGGATATCCCGAGATATGGCTGGGGTACAAGCCCTGGGCAGGCGCGGCCTCCCCGAACTCGCCGTTCCCCATCAAGATATCTGACGCCGAGTCGTCGAACTTCACCATATCTGTTGACTACAGCGTGGAGGTGCCCGATCCTACTCTGCCCCTAGACTTCGCGTTCGATCTCTGGGTGACGAGATCGACCGGCGAGAGGTCGGTGGGGCAGGGGGAGCAGGAGATAATGATATGGCTCTACTACCAGCAACTGATGCCCGCCGGCGAGAAAGTCGGCGAGGTCCGCATACCCCTTGTGGTCAACGGATCGCCCGCAGAGGCCGTCTTCTACGTGTACAGGAAGGAGGGCATGCCTTGGGAGTATATCGCCTTCGCATTGAGCAAGCCCATGAGATCGGGCTCTGTGTATTTCAGACTGGCCGACTTCATAAGGGCCGCCGCGGCCTACACCGCCTTGCCCAACTACAGCGACATGTGGCTCAACGACGTGGAGCTGGGCTCGGAGTTCGGCAGTCCGTTCACCACGGAGGCCGCCTTTAAGTGGACTCTAAAAATGAGGTGGTCCGGTTAA
- the bgaS gene encoding beta-galactosidase BgaS: MRKFPSGFRWGWSGAGFQFEMGLPGSEDPNTDWFAWVHDPENIAAGLVSGDFPENGVAYWHLYKQFHDDTVKMGLNTIRFNTEWSRIFPKPTFDVRVHYEVREGRVVSVDITEKALEELDKLANKDAVAHYREIFSDIKSRGLYFILNLYHWPMPLWVHDPIKVRRGDLSGRNVGWVAETTVVEFAKYAAYVAWKFGDLADEFSTFNEPNVTYNLGFIAVKAGFPPGYLSFQMARRAAVNLITAHARAYDAIRLTSKKPVGVIYAASPVYPLTEADKAAAERAAYDGLWFFLDAVAKGVLDGVAQDDLKGRLDWLGINYYSRSVVVKRGDGYAGVPGYGFACEPNSVSRDGRPTSDFGWEIYPEGLYDILTWAWRRYGLPLYVTENGIADQHDRWRPYYLVSHLAQLHRAIQDGVNVKGYLHWSLTDNYEWASGFSKKFGLIYVDLSTKRHYWRPSAYIYREIASSNGIPDELEHLEKVPVASPEVLRGLRSL, encoded by the coding sequence ATGCGGAAGTTCCCAAGCGGATTCAGATGGGGCTGGTCGGGCGCTGGCTTCCAGTTCGAGATGGGCCTCCCCGGGTCGGAGGACCCCAACACGGACTGGTTCGCGTGGGTGCACGATCCCGAAAACATAGCGGCTGGTCTCGTAAGCGGCGACTTCCCGGAGAACGGAGTGGCCTACTGGCACCTCTACAAGCAGTTCCACGACGATACGGTCAAAATGGGGCTCAACACGATCCGCTTCAACACCGAGTGGTCGAGGATATTCCCCAAGCCGACCTTCGACGTCAGGGTCCACTACGAGGTTAGAGAGGGCAGAGTGGTGTCGGTAGACATTACGGAGAAGGCGCTGGAGGAGCTTGACAAGCTGGCCAACAAGGATGCCGTGGCCCACTACAGGGAGATTTTCTCCGATATAAAGTCGCGGGGGCTGTACTTCATACTGAACCTATACCACTGGCCTATGCCGTTGTGGGTGCACGACCCCATAAAGGTGAGGCGCGGCGATCTCTCGGGGAGGAACGTGGGCTGGGTCGCCGAGACGACGGTGGTGGAGTTCGCTAAGTACGCGGCTTACGTTGCGTGGAAGTTCGGCGACCTGGCCGACGAGTTCTCGACGTTTAATGAGCCCAACGTGACGTATAATCTGGGATTCATAGCCGTCAAGGCGGGCTTCCCTCCGGGCTATCTCAGCTTCCAGATGGCGAGGAGGGCCGCGGTGAATTTGATAACTGCGCACGCCAGGGCGTACGACGCGATTAGGCTGACCTCCAAGAAGCCGGTCGGCGTCATATACGCGGCGTCACCCGTATATCCCCTCACCGAGGCCGACAAGGCCGCGGCCGAGAGGGCGGCGTACGACGGGCTGTGGTTCTTCCTCGACGCGGTGGCCAAAGGCGTCTTGGACGGAGTTGCCCAGGACGATCTGAAGGGCAGGCTGGACTGGCTCGGCATAAACTACTACAGCAGGTCCGTTGTGGTCAAGCGCGGCGACGGCTACGCCGGGGTGCCCGGCTACGGCTTCGCCTGCGAGCCCAACTCGGTGAGCAGAGACGGCAGGCCCACAAGCGACTTCGGCTGGGAGATATACCCGGAGGGCCTCTACGACATATTGACCTGGGCCTGGCGGCGTTATGGGCTACCTCTCTACGTGACCGAGAACGGCATAGCCGACCAGCACGATAGGTGGAGGCCGTACTACCTCGTCTCGCATCTGGCCCAGCTGCACAGGGCAATACAAGACGGGGTCAACGTCAAGGGCTACCTGCACTGGTCGCTGACCGACAACTACGAGTGGGCGTCCGGCTTCTCGAAGAAGTTCGGCCTCATATATGTGGACCTCTCAACCAAGAGGCATTACTGGAGGCCCAGCGCGTATATATACAGAGAGATAGCCTCGTCGAACGGCATACCCGACGAGCTGGAGCACCTAGAAAAAGTGCCGGTTGCCTCCCCCGAGGTCTTGAGGGGCCTCAGATCGCTTTAA
- a CDS encoding ABC transporter substrate-binding protein: protein MHKVYTTLLLVLGLLAIQLYAQTTTTTTAISLPRNETLYAGGAMWYTPTNWNPLAQLWASGAAYGVFGYVYWPLFFWDPYQGLLLPALGKWYGWQFSSYSASVPIQISVSGGSATITVNATSVQVYTTQINLANVPTVSWPSYMYIGNIKGGSPQFIGITTRGNVTITVVNITAVVGSTSTKTVTVSASNPVFFNVTVVYPTQLQVSNEYTLLAYYAPGDVFKITPVPRTGLPVFTAPFNVTASKFIVMNLTGVTQTTLPVTLSFDRAFLVVTLWPGEYWQDGQPITSKDVAFSFYYELQHPELGNSWIWGPEQYGGNLISVLPYNTTTAIFVFNGTPNMDNWLGTQLRYYPILPQHIWYNVSSPLTWTNPNPVGSGPYKAFYLGQTEVVFVKWDNWWGWKVFGLNPAYPPKYLVQLYVTSNALVPTMIQQHMLDWNSFFVPNIQTFTKYGMYTYLPNPPYFLQYPAVYLMIANNTYPWNICAVRRAVAMVINATPLSRVAEFGYELPCKDPLCITGTIFENSWAPYINWTAVQQYGWSYNPQEAAQILQSLGFYKGSDGYWHTPNGTVLSLTIAVPYGWTDWMQMAQMLADQLSAFGIKAEMAAPQFSAWWTNVQQGTFSAVIIWSWTGFTPFPYFEEVMYPTGANGAPTPLGQAAWGNYERFYKSGIYDIFLKIMATPITDYQTLQRYYTKLIKTYFECAPVIPLVSGAYWYAFDTTYWTGWPNASNPAPVFVPAWSPPDDILVVLHLKPASLAVSTVTTTYSTTVTTTYSTTVISGTTTTVPVTVTTSVPVTSVVTSVATTTVSAVPSWVWGVVGLLIVVIIVVAVLALRRR, encoded by the coding sequence ATGCACAAGGTATACACCACACTCCTATTGGTGCTCGGGTTATTGGCAATCCAGCTATACGCCCAAACCACGACCACAACGACAGCGATTTCCCTCCCCAGAAACGAAACTCTGTACGCCGGCGGCGCCATGTGGTACACGCCGACTAACTGGAACCCGCTCGCACAGCTTTGGGCCTCCGGCGCCGCCTACGGCGTATTCGGCTACGTCTACTGGCCCTTGTTCTTCTGGGATCCGTACCAAGGCCTCCTGCTCCCGGCGCTGGGCAAGTGGTACGGGTGGCAGTTCTCCTCCTACTCGGCCAGCGTTCCGATACAAATATCGGTCAGCGGAGGGTCGGCGACGATAACCGTAAACGCGACCAGCGTCCAGGTATACACCACGCAGATAAACTTGGCGAACGTGCCGACGGTCAGCTGGCCGTCCTACATGTATATAGGCAATATCAAGGGCGGATCGCCGCAGTTCATAGGGATAACCACCAGAGGTAACGTCACAATCACCGTGGTCAACATAACCGCCGTGGTCGGCTCTACGTCTACCAAGACCGTGACGGTCAGCGCATCGAACCCCGTCTTCTTCAACGTGACAGTTGTCTACCCAACCCAGTTGCAGGTCAGCAACGAGTACACCTTGTTGGCCTACTACGCGCCTGGCGACGTGTTCAAGATAACGCCAGTGCCCCGCACCGGCCTGCCCGTGTTCACCGCCCCGTTCAACGTCACCGCGTCTAAGTTCATAGTGATGAATCTAACGGGCGTGACCCAGACCACTCTGCCAGTGACGTTGAGCTTCGATAGAGCGTTCCTCGTAGTGACTCTCTGGCCGGGCGAGTACTGGCAGGACGGCCAGCCCATAACCAGCAAGGACGTAGCCTTCTCGTTCTACTACGAGCTACAGCACCCCGAGCTGGGCAACTCCTGGATATGGGGCCCGGAGCAGTACGGCGGCAACTTAATCTCGGTGTTGCCCTACAACACCACGACGGCTATATTCGTCTTCAACGGCACGCCTAACATGGACAACTGGCTGGGGACCCAGCTCAGATACTACCCGATACTACCGCAGCACATATGGTACAACGTGTCATCGCCGTTGACCTGGACTAACCCCAACCCGGTCGGCAGCGGTCCCTACAAGGCCTTCTACCTAGGCCAGACAGAGGTCGTCTTTGTCAAGTGGGATAACTGGTGGGGCTGGAAGGTGTTCGGGCTGAACCCCGCCTATCCGCCTAAGTACCTCGTCCAGCTCTACGTGACGTCCAACGCGTTGGTCCCGACAATGATCCAGCAACACATGTTAGACTGGAACAGCTTCTTCGTGCCTAACATACAGACCTTCACTAAATATGGCATGTATACATATCTGCCGAATCCGCCTTACTTCCTCCAGTATCCCGCCGTGTACCTCATGATAGCTAACAACACCTATCCGTGGAATATCTGCGCTGTGCGTCGCGCCGTCGCGATGGTGATAAACGCAACGCCGCTGTCCCGGGTAGCCGAGTTCGGATACGAACTTCCGTGCAAGGATCCGCTCTGTATTACTGGCACAATATTCGAGAACTCCTGGGCTCCTTACATAAATTGGACCGCTGTGCAGCAGTACGGCTGGAGCTACAACCCGCAGGAGGCCGCGCAGATACTACAGAGTCTCGGCTTCTACAAGGGCTCCGACGGCTACTGGCATACGCCTAACGGGACTGTTCTCAGCCTGACCATAGCAGTTCCCTACGGCTGGACCGACTGGATGCAGATGGCGCAGATGTTGGCAGACCAGCTGAGCGCCTTCGGAATAAAGGCCGAGATGGCCGCGCCGCAGTTCAGCGCGTGGTGGACCAACGTTCAGCAGGGGACCTTCTCTGCCGTTATTATATGGAGCTGGACAGGCTTCACTCCATTCCCGTACTTCGAGGAGGTTATGTATCCGACGGGCGCTAACGGCGCACCCACTCCGCTGGGCCAGGCGGCATGGGGGAACTACGAGAGGTTCTACAAGTCCGGGATATACGACATATTCTTGAAGATAATGGCCACTCCGATCACCGACTACCAGACTCTGCAGAGGTACTACACTAAGCTAATCAAGACGTATTTCGAGTGCGCTCCCGTAATACCTCTGGTCTCCGGCGCCTATTGGTACGCATTTGACACCACCTACTGGACGGGCTGGCCTAATGCGAGCAACCCAGCTCCGGTGTTCGTACCTGCCTGGTCGCCGCCCGACGACATACTCGTCGTGTTGCACCTCAAACCGGCCTCGTTAGCTGTGTCGACCGTGACCACAACATACTCGACGACCGTCACCACCACCTACTCGACTACTGTGATATCGGGCACCACGACGACTGTGCCCGTCACTGTAACCACCTCTGTACCTGTGACTAGTGTGGTCACCTCCGTAGCCACTACCACCGTCTCTGCAGTGCCGTCTTGGGTATGGGGCGTAGTAGGCCTCCTAATAGTAGTCATAATAGTAGTGGCGGTACTGGCTCTGAGGCGTAGGTGA
- a CDS encoding ABC transporter permease: MTIWKYIGKRAVEYIVTWYVAISLDFILPRLLPIDPVKVMVSRIMSAGTGYMTPQALQELVNHIEAMFGLNQPLYMQYLLFIWNALHLNLGISVWLFGTPVSEIILRALPYDIVLLVPAILLSWYVGNKLGAYLGFDKRGALTDKVALPAFYALNNAPYFWFALLLILIFASYIPIFPPTGTPYSMIPSLSWSYISDFLRHMALPFLSLFIVSLGGWAIGMRQNMLGEVRSNYMAYGEALGLTRSVLRRYAYKNAILPQITGLAISLGYIVAGNSVLEFTFQYPGVGLILGNAIGNYDYFLIQGVFFFVVTMILIMNFIIEVVYAFIDPRIRAAVS; encoded by the coding sequence ATGACTATTTGGAAGTATATCGGTAAAAGAGCGGTAGAATATATCGTTACTTGGTATGTAGCTATAAGCCTAGATTTTATACTGCCTAGGCTACTGCCCATAGACCCTGTCAAGGTCATGGTGTCCAGGATAATGTCGGCGGGAACAGGCTACATGACGCCCCAGGCGTTGCAGGAGCTCGTGAACCACATCGAGGCCATGTTCGGCCTCAACCAGCCGCTCTACATGCAGTACCTACTCTTTATCTGGAACGCCCTTCATTTGAACCTCGGGATCTCCGTCTGGCTGTTCGGCACGCCCGTATCGGAGATTATACTTAGGGCTCTTCCCTACGACATAGTCTTGCTCGTCCCCGCAATATTGCTGTCTTGGTATGTGGGCAATAAGCTCGGCGCCTACTTGGGTTTCGACAAGAGAGGCGCCTTGACTGACAAGGTAGCCCTCCCAGCCTTCTACGCCCTAAACAACGCGCCGTACTTCTGGTTTGCGTTGCTTTTGATACTCATATTCGCGTCGTACATACCGATATTCCCGCCGACGGGCACTCCGTATTCCATGATACCGTCGCTGTCCTGGTCCTATATTTCGGATTTCTTAAGGCATATGGCCCTCCCGTTCCTGTCCCTCTTCATTGTGTCCCTCGGGGGCTGGGCCATCGGCATGAGGCAGAACATGCTCGGAGAAGTCAGAAGCAACTACATGGCGTACGGCGAGGCGCTCGGCCTCACGCGGAGCGTGTTGAGGAGGTACGCCTACAAGAACGCGATACTTCCGCAGATCACGGGCCTCGCGATAAGCCTCGGCTACATAGTCGCCGGAAACTCTGTGCTCGAGTTCACCTTCCAGTACCCCGGCGTCGGCCTCATATTGGGCAACGCCATAGGCAACTATGACTACTTCTTGATACAGGGCGTGTTCTTCTTCGTGGTGACGATGATACTGATAATGAACTTCATAATCGAGGTGGTGTACGCGTTCATAGACCCGAGGATTAGAGCCGCCGTATCATGA
- a CDS encoding ABC transporter permease, with amino-acid sequence MSAPLYKELFLSLFRESYFKAGLAILAALVVFAVVGPFTTKYGPFDVVGQAYGPPNWQLWLGTDAFGRSVYSQLVYGLGNSLYIALVAGLLATAIGVSIGLIAGYFGGKADVVLNFLTNTILTIPNVVIILLIAIYMPRSWITTTTLGLLIGLFSWPWSARAVRAIAMSIRGREFILVAKLSGETPIEVAFTEVMPQMLAYIFLVFVLQFSGAIVADIGLEALGLLPYKTMTIGFMLFWAVAFSAPSYGAWWWFLPPGLIVMLATTALSMIAMSMDKVFNPRLREE; translated from the coding sequence ATGAGCGCCCCCCTCTACAAGGAGCTATTCCTAAGCCTATTCAGAGAGAGCTACTTCAAGGCGGGCTTGGCCATCTTAGCGGCCCTCGTCGTGTTCGCCGTAGTGGGGCCGTTCACCACCAAGTACGGCCCCTTCGACGTTGTCGGGCAGGCCTACGGGCCGCCTAATTGGCAACTATGGCTCGGGACCGACGCGTTCGGCCGAAGCGTCTACTCCCAGCTGGTCTACGGGCTCGGCAACAGCCTATACATAGCTTTGGTGGCGGGCCTCTTGGCCACCGCAATAGGCGTCTCCATAGGCCTCATAGCGGGCTACTTCGGAGGGAAGGCGGACGTCGTCCTCAACTTCTTGACCAACACAATCCTCACGATACCCAACGTGGTGATAATCCTCTTGATAGCGATATACATGCCCCGTAGCTGGATCACCACCACGACCCTAGGCCTCTTAATAGGCCTCTTCTCCTGGCCTTGGTCGGCCAGAGCAGTGAGGGCCATAGCCATGAGCATAAGGGGGCGCGAATTCATACTCGTCGCTAAGCTGAGCGGCGAGACCCCCATAGAGGTGGCCTTCACCGAGGTCATGCCGCAGATGCTGGCATATATATTCCTCGTCTTCGTGCTCCAGTTCAGCGGCGCCATAGTGGCCGATATAGGCTTGGAGGCCTTGGGTCTGTTGCCCTACAAGACAATGACGATAGGCTTTATGTTGTTCTGGGCCGTTGCGTTCAGCGCGCCTAGCTACGGCGCGTGGTGGTGGTTCCTCCCGCCCGGCCTAATAGTCATGTTGGCCACAACCGCGCTTTCCATGATAGCTATGTCTATGGACAAGGTGTTCAACCCGAGGTTGAGGGAGGAGTGA
- a CDS encoding ABC transporter ATP-binding protein — MLATKDLRAYYFTRRGIVRAVDGVDIEVGVNRVLGVVGESGSGKSTLGMALTALVRPPLRVQGSVLYKGKDIYSMPPEELRVIRGVGLSIIPQFAMDALNPTVRVRDLIRDLIDSHRDSVKYHPEDLFRKAQERALQIGLPKWVLDRYPVELSGGMRQRVTILLSTLLDPEVLVADEPTSALDVVIQRLVIQYLQDLFKEGAIKSMVFITHDIATAYQLATDMAVMYAGQIVESGPAEKVVREPSHPYTKGLMSALVEPGMNIRKVKLEGLAGEPPDLVNPPKGCRFYPRCRYRMDICKEEDPPEVDIGGVRVKCWLYAGKKEAGVRP; from the coding sequence ATGCTGGCAACCAAGGATTTAAGGGCCTACTACTTCACCAGGAGGGGGATCGTGAGGGCCGTAGACGGAGTCGATATCGAGGTCGGCGTCAACAGAGTCCTCGGCGTCGTGGGCGAGTCCGGCAGCGGGAAGTCGACGTTGGGCATGGCGTTGACGGCGTTGGTCAGACCGCCGCTTAGGGTACAAGGCTCCGTCTTGTACAAGGGCAAGGACATATACTCGATGCCGCCCGAGGAGTTGAGGGTGATTAGGGGGGTCGGCCTATCTATAATACCCCAGTTCGCAATGGACGCGCTGAACCCCACCGTCAGGGTGCGGGACCTAATTAGGGACCTGATAGACTCCCATAGAGACTCGGTTAAGTACCACCCAGAGGATCTGTTCCGGAAGGCGCAGGAGAGGGCGCTCCAGATAGGTCTCCCCAAGTGGGTCCTCGACAGATATCCGGTGGAGCTGTCGGGCGGCATGAGGCAGAGGGTCACCATACTGTTGAGCACCTTGCTGGACCCCGAGGTGTTGGTGGCTGACGAGCCGACGTCGGCGTTGGACGTGGTTATACAGAGGCTTGTGATCCAGTACCTCCAAGATCTCTTCAAGGAAGGCGCGATTAAGTCGATGGTGTTCATCACGCACGATATAGCGACGGCGTACCAGCTGGCGACCGACATGGCGGTCATGTACGCCGGCCAGATCGTCGAGAGCGGGCCGGCCGAGAAGGTGGTCCGCGAGCCGTCTCACCCCTACACGAAAGGCTTGATGTCGGCCCTCGTGGAGCCGGGCATGAACATAAGGAAGGTGAAGCTGGAGGGTCTCGCCGGCGAGCCGCCCGACCTCGTGAATCCGCCCAAGGGCTGTAGGTTCTACCCCCGTTGCCGCTATAGGATGGATATATGCAAGGAGGAGGATCCGCCTGAGGTAGATATCGGAGGCGTCAGAGTCAAGTGCTGGCTCTATGCGGGCAAGAAGGAGGCTGGAGTTAGGCCATGA
- a CDS encoding ABC transporter ATP-binding protein, translating into MSSGERIYEVRDLTKVFVTGFLRTVNILALDGVSFDVNEGEILSIVGESGSGKTTLLRILLKALEPTSGEIKYRGRPLKEWRTRDYWREVQAVLQDPYSSFNPFYRVDRILHKTLQKYRPELSEADRTKLIEETLTFVGLTPRDVVGKYPHQFSGGQLQRISIARALLIQPKVLLADEPVSMIDASLRVSVLNLLHEIREKMGLTVLFITHDMGLASYIGDKILVLYKGLMVEYGPVDAVFGKPLHPYTQLLLSSVPKVKERWGSRITSVTIEFSLAGRGCPFADRCPYATETCRSVKPKVVEAEKQHLVACHLYG; encoded by the coding sequence ATGAGCTCCGGCGAGAGGATATACGAAGTAAGGGACCTGACAAAGGTGTTCGTGACCGGATTTCTGCGGACTGTGAATATCTTGGCGCTAGACGGCGTGAGCTTCGACGTAAACGAGGGCGAGATTTTGTCCATAGTGGGCGAGTCTGGTAGCGGGAAGACCACCCTGTTGAGGATACTTCTGAAGGCGCTGGAGCCGACGTCGGGCGAGATAAAATACAGAGGCCGCCCCCTAAAGGAGTGGAGGACTAGGGACTACTGGCGCGAGGTTCAAGCAGTCCTACAAGATCCGTACTCGTCCTTCAACCCGTTCTATAGAGTCGATCGCATACTCCACAAGACCTTGCAGAAATATAGGCCTGAGTTGTCAGAGGCCGATAGAACCAAGCTGATAGAGGAGACTCTCACCTTCGTGGGCCTCACGCCTAGGGACGTGGTGGGGAAGTACCCCCATCAGTTCTCCGGCGGCCAACTGCAGAGGATATCCATAGCGAGGGCCTTGCTAATACAGCCGAAGGTGTTGCTCGCCGACGAGCCCGTCTCCATGATAGACGCCTCTCTGAGGGTCTCCGTGCTGAACCTCCTCCACGAAATAAGGGAGAAGATGGGCCTCACGGTGCTCTTCATAACGCACGACATGGGCCTAGCGTCCTATATAGGCGACAAGATACTGGTCCTCTACAAGGGCCTCATGGTCGAATATGGGCCCGTGGATGCCGTGTTCGGCAAGCCTCTACACCCCTACACGCAACTGCTTCTGTCGTCAGTGCCCAAGGTCAAGGAGCGGTGGGGCTCTAGGATAACCAGCGTGACGATAGAGTTCTCTCTGGCAGGCAGAGGTTGCCCATTCGCCGACAGATGTCCATACGCCACGGAGACGTGTAGAAGCGTGAAGCCGAAGGTCGTGGAGGCCGAGAAGCAACACCTAGTGGCGTGCCACCTCTACGGCTGA